The following proteins are co-located in the Solanum pennellii chromosome 1, SPENNV200 genome:
- the LOC107008493 gene encoding probable xyloglucan endotransglucosylase/hydrolase protein 30: MDFIRMKICLSVLFFFHVWFCRASNDVSTIPFNKGFSHLFGDGNILHANDDNSLQLHLNQNTGSGFKSSDLYNHGFFSAKIKLPSDYTAGIVVAFYTTNQDVFKKTHDELDFEFLGNIKGKAWRFQTNMYGNGSTHRGREERYTLWFDPSKEFHRYSILWTNKNIIFYIDDVPIREIVRNDAMGGDYPSKPMGLYATIWDASDWATSGGKYKTNYKYAPFIAEFTDLVLNGCAMDPLEQVVNPSLCDEKDVELQKSDFSRITSRQRMSMKRFRAKYMYYSYCYDSLRYSVPPPECEIDPVEQQRFKETGRLKFINKHHGHRHPKKTKSEVLDARKYGNEDEE; encoded by the exons atggatttcATCAGAATGAAAATATGTCTTtctgtcttattttttttccatgtttGGTTTTGTAGAGCTTCTAATGATGTCTCAACAATTCCTTTTAACAAAGGATTCAGCCATCTCTTTGGTGATGGAAATATTCTTCATGCTAACGATGATAATAGCCTTCAACTTCATCTCAACCAAAACACAG GTTCAGGGTTCAAGTCCTCTGACCTTTACAACCATGGTTTCTTCAGTGCTAAAATTAAATTGCCATCAGATTATACTGCAGGAATAGTTGTTGCCTTCTAT ACGACGAATCAAGATGTGTTTAAAAAGACACATGATGAActagattttgaatttttgggaaatataaaaggaaaagcATGGAGATTTCAAACAAATATGTATGGAAATGGAAGCACACATagaggaagagaagaaagatATACTCTATGGTTTGATCCTTCAAAAGAGTTCCATCGTTATAGTATTTTGTGGACCAACAAAAACATCAT ATTTTATATAGATGATGTTCCAATTAGAGAAATTGTAAGAAATGATGCAATGGGTGGAGACTACCCATCAAAGCCAATGGGCCTATATGCAACAATTTGGGATGCTTCAGATTGGGCTACTTCAGGTggaaaatacaaaacaaattaCAAATATGCACCATTTATAGCTGAATTTACTGATTTAGTACTCAATGGATGTGCAATGGACCCATTGGAACAAGTTGTAAACCCTAGTCTTTGTGATGAAAAAGATGTTGAACTCCAAAAGTCGGATTTTTCAAGGATTACATCGAGACAAAGAATGTCCATGAAAAGATTTAGGGCGAAATATATGTACTATTCTTACTGTTACGATTCATTGAGGTACTCAGTGCCACCACCAGAGTGCGAgattgatccagttgagcaacAACGTTTTAAAGAGACTGGAAGGTTGAAGTTTATAAACAAGCACCACGGACATCGTCATcctaagaaaacaaaaagtgaagttcttgatgCTAGGAAGTATGGAAATGAAGATGAAGAGTGA